In Persicimonas caeni, a single window of DNA contains:
- a CDS encoding xanthine dehydrogenase molybdopterin binding subunit: protein MSKHLDAPFHTRGESLYVDDNPAPDGMLHAAVVGSPFAHGDIRKLDVSRALAADGVVAVFTAEDIPGENEIGPILKGEVLLAEDKVGYIGQPVAFVVAKTPEIAREAVELVDIEVDELPIVVDPREAHAKGHFIDTPRTFSLGDVDAAFENCDVIVEGECEIAGQEHLYLETNRARAIPEEGDRVKCFSSTQSPYAVQKSCARICGVPHHKIEIDVKRLGGGFGGKEDQATHWACMVVMAARILRKPVELVLHRLDDMQMTGKRHPYSADFKIGLREDGTIEAFDCKMYQNSGAAADLSTAVLERSLFHATNSYAIPNARIYAAPCRTNLQPHTAFRGFGGPQAMFVVESALAKAAEAMGMGREELQYENLLTDGDVFPYGQTVESAQAKACWDDAVETFDLAGMREAVEAYNASHDTTKKGLAVMPICFGISFTKIFLNQASALVHIYTDGSVSVSTGGVEMGQGVTTNIAEIAAAEFGIARERCKIESTNTTRIANMSPSAASATTDLNGNATILATNEILDRFRTMLAPEIDCEPDQISIVDETVLVDGEETDWTWEKVVNHAYINRVGLSAHGFYATPGIHFDTDEEKGRPFAYHVYGTAITQVTVDCLRGRYDIDTVRVVHDLGRQINEVVDLGQIEGGLAQGLGWMTLEELAYDEEGRLLSNALSTYKAPDVYALPDDMQVKMRTIDNPSGPRGSKAVGEPPLMYGIGVYFAIRDAMRAFAERDYEFDAPITPEKVLMGLHGHVLGGGDATSVSSTDEESAAPIVAE, encoded by the coding sequence ATGAGCAAGCACCTAGACGCACCGTTTCACACCCGCGGCGAGTCCCTCTACGTCGACGATAACCCGGCGCCCGACGGGATGCTCCACGCCGCCGTCGTCGGCTCCCCGTTCGCCCACGGCGACATTCGCAAGCTCGACGTGAGCCGCGCGCTCGCCGCCGATGGGGTGGTGGCGGTCTTTACCGCCGAGGATATCCCCGGCGAAAACGAAATCGGGCCGATTCTCAAGGGTGAGGTGCTGCTCGCCGAGGACAAGGTCGGCTATATCGGGCAGCCCGTGGCGTTTGTCGTGGCGAAGACGCCCGAGATTGCCCGGGAGGCGGTCGAGCTGGTCGATATCGAGGTCGACGAGCTTCCGATCGTGGTCGACCCGCGCGAAGCGCACGCCAAGGGGCATTTTATCGACACGCCGCGCACCTTCTCGTTGGGCGACGTCGACGCCGCCTTCGAGAATTGTGATGTCATCGTCGAGGGCGAGTGCGAGATTGCCGGGCAGGAGCACCTGTATCTGGAGACGAACCGGGCGCGCGCCATCCCCGAGGAGGGCGACCGGGTCAAGTGCTTCTCGTCGACGCAGAGTCCGTACGCGGTCCAGAAGTCGTGTGCGCGCATCTGCGGGGTGCCCCACCACAAGATCGAGATCGACGTCAAACGCCTGGGCGGCGGCTTTGGCGGCAAGGAAGACCAGGCGACCCACTGGGCGTGCATGGTCGTGATGGCCGCGCGCATCTTGCGAAAGCCCGTCGAGCTGGTGCTGCATCGCCTCGACGACATGCAGATGACCGGAAAGCGCCACCCGTACTCGGCCGATTTCAAGATCGGCCTGCGCGAGGACGGCACCATCGAGGCGTTCGACTGCAAGATGTACCAAAACTCGGGCGCGGCGGCCGACCTGTCGACCGCGGTGCTCGAGCGCAGCCTCTTTCACGCGACCAACTCGTACGCCATTCCCAACGCGCGCATCTACGCGGCGCCGTGTCGCACGAACCTGCAGCCGCACACCGCGTTTCGCGGCTTCGGCGGCCCGCAGGCGATGTTCGTGGTCGAGTCGGCGCTGGCCAAGGCGGCCGAGGCGATGGGCATGGGCCGCGAGGAGCTCCAGTACGAAAACCTGCTCACCGACGGCGACGTCTTTCCGTACGGCCAGACCGTCGAGAGTGCGCAGGCCAAGGCCTGCTGGGACGACGCGGTCGAGACGTTCGACCTCGCCGGCATGCGCGAGGCGGTCGAGGCGTACAACGCCAGCCACGACACCACCAAGAAGGGTCTGGCGGTGATGCCGATTTGCTTTGGCATCTCGTTCACCAAGATCTTTTTGAACCAGGCGTCGGCGCTCGTCCACATCTACACCGACGGCAGCGTGAGCGTGTCGACCGGCGGCGTCGAGATGGGGCAGGGCGTGACGACGAATATCGCCGAGATCGCCGCCGCCGAGTTCGGCATTGCGCGCGAGCGCTGCAAGATCGAGTCGACCAACACCACCCGCATCGCCAATATGTCGCCGAGCGCGGCGAGTGCGACGACCGACCTGAACGGCAACGCGACCATCTTGGCGACGAACGAGATCTTGGATCGCTTCCGAACGATGCTCGCCCCGGAGATCGACTGTGAGCCCGACCAGATCTCCATCGTCGACGAGACGGTCCTCGTCGACGGTGAGGAGACCGACTGGACCTGGGAGAAGGTGGTCAACCACGCCTATATCAACCGCGTGGGCCTGTCGGCGCACGGCTTCTACGCCACGCCGGGCATCCACTTCGACACCGACGAGGAGAAGGGGCGCCCGTTCGCCTATCACGTCTACGGCACGGCCATCACCCAGGTGACGGTCGACTGTCTGCGCGGGCGCTACGACATCGACACGGTGCGCGTGGTCCACGACCTGGGCCGCCAGATCAACGAGGTCGTCGACCTGGGCCAGATCGAAGGCGGCCTGGCCCAGGGCCTGGGCTGGATGACGCTCGAGGAGCTCGCCTACGACGAAGAGGGGCGGCTGCTGTCGAACGCGCTGTCGACCTACAAGGCGCCCGACGTCTATGCGCTCCCCGACGACATGCAGGTCAAGATGCGCACCATCGACAACCCGTCGGGCCCGCGCGGCTCGAAGGCCGTCGGCGAGCCGCCGCTGATGTACGGCATCGGGGTGTACTTCGCCATTCGCGATGCCATGCGCGCGTTTGCCGAACGTGACTACGAATTCGACGCGCCCATCACCCCCGAAAAGGTGCTCATGGGCCTGCACGGCCACGTGCTCGGCGGCGGGGACGCTACGAGCGTGAGCAGCACCGACGAAGAATCGGCCGCGCCCATCGTCGCGGAGTAG
- a CDS encoding FAD binding domain-containing protein, with product MATTEFWLNDQLVSTDAPQGLLVLDYLRRHEHLVGTKEGCKEGDCGACAILIGRLDGDGVRYEPVTSCLVPLGEMQGRHVVTIEGINLEGLSPVQQAVVDFGGTQCGYCTPGFIVSMTWYLMAEQGEPTLEGMQRAISGNLCRCTGYASINRASESLVDKFGESGPWADIWAADDRVSALVDAEMLPAYFTEMPERLRQIEAPELEHDGDITDFFVAGGTDIYVQQGERIPGASVKMLNHLPLMRGVRREKGEFRVGALTTFEEFRADEGIQGLIPRIDDFMFLIASLHIRNRATLGGNIVNASPIGDMTNMLLALGTRLVLSDGEAEREVAMKDFFLDYKVLDRRPAELITEIVFPEGTDATRINFEKLSKRKALDIATVCSGFRCEASADGVIEEVGISMGGVAPTPLYLEETCEFLVGRTIDCDTVREATKIAMGEASPISDVRGSADYKRLLVRQFLIAHFTECYPERVRFAELAS from the coding sequence ATGGCGACGACTGAATTTTGGCTGAATGACCAACTTGTATCGACCGACGCCCCGCAGGGGCTTTTGGTTCTCGATTACCTGCGCCGACACGAGCACTTGGTCGGCACCAAAGAGGGCTGCAAAGAGGGCGACTGCGGCGCCTGTGCCATCCTCATCGGGCGCCTCGACGGCGACGGCGTACGCTACGAGCCGGTGACCTCGTGCCTTGTTCCGCTCGGCGAGATGCAGGGGCGGCACGTGGTGACCATCGAGGGCATCAACCTCGAGGGGCTGTCGCCCGTTCAACAGGCGGTGGTCGACTTCGGCGGCACCCAGTGTGGCTACTGCACGCCGGGCTTTATCGTCTCGATGACCTGGTACCTGATGGCCGAGCAGGGCGAGCCGACTTTGGAGGGCATGCAGCGAGCCATCAGCGGCAACCTTTGCCGTTGCACGGGCTATGCCTCCATCAACCGCGCCAGCGAGAGCCTGGTCGACAAATTCGGCGAGAGCGGCCCGTGGGCCGATATCTGGGCCGCCGATGATCGCGTCAGCGCGCTCGTCGACGCCGAGATGCTTCCCGCCTATTTCACGGAGATGCCCGAGCGCCTTCGCCAGATCGAAGCGCCCGAGCTCGAGCACGACGGGGACATCACCGACTTTTTCGTCGCTGGCGGCACCGATATCTACGTCCAGCAGGGCGAGCGCATCCCCGGTGCGAGCGTCAAGATGCTCAATCACCTGCCGTTGATGCGTGGCGTCCGCCGCGAGAAAGGCGAGTTTCGCGTGGGCGCGCTGACGACCTTCGAGGAGTTTCGCGCCGACGAGGGCATCCAGGGGCTCATCCCGCGCATCGACGACTTCATGTTCCTGATCGCCTCGCTGCATATCCGCAACCGGGCGACTCTGGGCGGAAATATCGTCAACGCCTCTCCCATCGGCGACATGACCAATATGCTGCTCGCCCTGGGCACGCGGCTGGTGCTGAGCGACGGGGAGGCCGAGCGCGAAGTCGCGATGAAGGACTTCTTTTTGGACTACAAGGTCCTCGACCGGCGTCCCGCCGAGCTCATCACCGAGATTGTCTTTCCCGAGGGGACCGACGCCACGCGCATCAACTTCGAGAAGCTGTCGAAGCGAAAGGCGCTCGACATCGCCACGGTTTGCAGCGGGTTTCGCTGCGAAGCCAGCGCGGATGGCGTCATCGAAGAGGTGGGCATCTCGATGGGCGGGGTCGCGCCGACGCCGCTGTATCTCGAGGAGACCTGCGAGTTTTTGGTGGGCCGCACGATCGACTGCGACACAGTGCGCGAGGCGACGAAGATTGCGATGGGCGAGGCGAGCCCGATCAGCGACGTACGGGGCAGCGCCGACTACAAGCGCTTGCTCGTGCGCCAGTTCCTGATCGCGCACTTCACCGAGTGCTACCCCGAGCGCGTACGCTTTGCCGAGCTGGCAAGCTGA
- a CDS encoding outer membrane protein assembly factor BamD, whose translation MLRYMRILMLTIAGLLIAGLAFAAGPTADGHFQRAMEAEQVGKYNEALELLELAYRAEPQPRFIHRRILVLEKMGELQLALDVLDDYRDQLAGAPDVENVAVLEQRLRQQLAQSEDHTTSEADVFGWSLVGGGTALVAGGIASLVYAEGEAERLRCSNQSNADKSGCAGVDAYSQLSAEQFDQKRTGVTTYRVVGAGLSAVGISALGWGIYRLAGAEAPARATSQVTSPELRATFDANGGMGVELELRF comes from the coding sequence ATGTTGCGATACATGCGAATCTTGATGTTGACCATCGCTGGTCTGCTGATTGCCGGTTTGGCGTTTGCCGCGGGGCCCACAGCGGACGGGCATTTCCAGAGAGCCATGGAGGCCGAGCAGGTCGGTAAATATAACGAGGCGCTCGAGCTGCTCGAGTTGGCCTACCGCGCCGAACCCCAGCCTCGCTTCATCCACCGGCGCATTCTCGTGCTCGAGAAGATGGGGGAATTACAACTCGCCCTCGACGTCCTCGATGACTACCGCGATCAGCTGGCCGGCGCTCCCGATGTCGAAAACGTCGCCGTGCTCGAGCAGCGTCTGCGCCAGCAACTCGCCCAGAGCGAAGACCACACCACAAGCGAGGCCGACGTCTTCGGCTGGTCGCTCGTCGGCGGCGGGACTGCTCTGGTCGCCGGAGGAATCGCCTCGTTGGTCTATGCCGAGGGAGAAGCCGAGAGATTGCGCTGCTCCAATCAGTCGAACGCCGACAAGTCAGGTTGCGCAGGCGTCGATGCTTATAGCCAACTGAGCGCCGAGCAGTTCGACCAGAAGCGTACGGGCGTCACGACTTACCGCGTTGTCGGCGCAGGTTTGAGCGCCGTCGGCATCAGCGCACTTGGTTGGGGCATCTACCGCCTGGCTGGCGCCGAAGCCCCGGCGCGAGCAACTTCCCAGGTCACCTCGCCGGAGCTTCGCGCGACGTTCGACGCGAACGGCGGGATGGGGGTTGAACTCGAGCTGCGCTTCTGA
- a CDS encoding putative metal-binding motif-containing protein — MQRFWSVLRLLTISQVMLWAAWGCFDAGSDARQTDAAVYASDVRDGESSRDSDEEDAATTDTTVAAEDTAHLDVRENDVALDVRAEDVCQPTAELCDGVDNDCDGEVDNGFLSGECTVGVGACQATGQYECIDDQTASCNATPGTPIDELCGDGIDNDCDGATDEDDAVDAPTWFADSDGDGFGDPSVSTIACEPPSGYVSDDTDCDDNDSAKYISVSGYVDSDGDGYTTGGVQTLCTDGTLPDGYLSSENAGDCDDTVAAVHPNADEMCGDGVDNDCDGRVDDSTAVDVKTWYIDCDGDGFSAGASGGRPSCTMPTASTGCGTSTATWTDVRPGGGNSTDCNDAVADAYPGQTAWFDQPMGPDPYAVQVEDWDYDCDGTIDYRWTNTGASCQQLNVGKQCTGTAGWVSNNLWGCGATGDYQICSSVGTNCALDSCSWYECDSSVVQRTQECQ, encoded by the coding sequence ATGCAAAGATTTTGGAGTGTTTTGCGACTTTTGACGATCTCGCAAGTCATGCTGTGGGCGGCTTGGGGATGCTTCGACGCGGGAAGTGACGCCCGTCAAACCGACGCTGCAGTCTATGCCAGCGACGTCCGGGACGGCGAGTCATCTCGAGACAGCGATGAGGAGGACGCCGCCACAACAGATACTACGGTAGCCGCCGAAGATACCGCGCATCTAGATGTGCGCGAGAATGATGTCGCTCTAGATGTGCGTGCCGAAGACGTCTGTCAGCCAACCGCTGAGCTGTGTGACGGAGTTGATAACGACTGCGACGGTGAGGTCGACAATGGGTTCTTGTCCGGAGAATGCACTGTCGGCGTGGGAGCCTGTCAGGCGACAGGTCAGTATGAGTGCATCGACGACCAGACCGCATCATGCAACGCGACGCCCGGAACCCCCATCGATGAGCTTTGCGGCGATGGGATTGACAATGACTGCGATGGTGCGACCGATGAGGATGACGCCGTCGATGCTCCCACTTGGTTTGCCGACAGCGACGGCGATGGCTTTGGCGATCCCAGCGTCTCGACAATCGCTTGTGAACCGCCCTCGGGCTACGTCAGCGACGATACTGATTGCGATGATAACGATTCGGCAAAATACATTTCGGTGAGCGGCTATGTCGACTCGGATGGTGACGGCTACACCACGGGAGGTGTGCAGACGCTTTGTACGGACGGCACACTGCCAGATGGTTACTTGAGCAGCGAAAACGCGGGTGATTGTGACGACACGGTCGCTGCGGTTCACCCAAATGCCGACGAGATGTGTGGCGACGGCGTGGATAATGACTGCGATGGGCGCGTCGATGACAGTACAGCAGTCGACGTCAAGACTTGGTACATCGACTGTGATGGCGATGGCTTCTCCGCTGGTGCTTCTGGTGGGCGCCCGTCCTGCACGATGCCTACCGCGTCAACCGGATGTGGCACGTCCACTGCGACTTGGACCGACGTTCGACCTGGTGGAGGGAATTCAACCGACTGTAACGACGCGGTTGCAGACGCTTATCCAGGTCAAACGGCTTGGTTTGACCAACCTATGGGCCCAGATCCCTATGCAGTCCAAGTTGAGGATTGGGACTACGACTGCGATGGCACCATCGACTACCGGTGGACGAATACCGGGGCCTCTTGTCAGCAACTCAACGTGGGTAAGCAATGTACGGGAACTGCCGGCTGGGTCTCGAATAACCTCTGGGGGTGCGGTGCCACGGGGGATTACCAGATCTGTTCATCAGTTGGTACGAACTGCGCCTTAGATTCCTGTTCCTGGTACGAGTGTGACAGCAGTGTCGTTCAGCGAACCCAAGAATGCCAGTGA
- a CDS encoding putative metal-binding motif-containing protein encodes MRRLGLLCIWIWCLGAGACFDGGAIVDKDKDTGGLAEQDGSLPDADPQDAEQPVDTGTDGESQRDAELQDSQTQEDVESCQPSNGGVELCDALDNDCDGEVDEDFDLGTSCSVGVGACESDGTYVCAQDGTTECNATPGTPADEVCSDGVDNDCDGETDEEDAPGAATWYADSDGDGYGDAAVSTTACEQPADYVANDTDCDDTDAGLYTLVSGWADQDGDGYTAGSEQTLCTDGTLPDGYVASERAGDCDDADASANPSITEVCDGKDNNCDGTTDESTADDAVTWYVDCDGDGFAADTVASVLSCDKPTVNPGCSTTNPDWTQTRPTSQSNVDCNDDMADAFPGQTSYFSGPMTGANYNEKWDYDCDGYVDKRFTSDGASCGNCGLSSEDSSGWVADYTPSCGQTADYQNCSFNPSYCNDSVVSKTQECH; translated from the coding sequence ATGAGACGACTGGGATTGCTGTGTATTTGGATCTGGTGCCTGGGAGCGGGTGCCTGCTTCGACGGAGGAGCGATCGTCGACAAGGACAAGGACACGGGGGGCCTGGCCGAGCAAGACGGCAGCCTACCGGACGCCGACCCGCAAGATGCGGAGCAGCCTGTGGATACTGGGACCGATGGCGAGTCGCAGCGGGACGCCGAGTTGCAGGACAGCCAGACGCAGGAGGACGTCGAATCGTGTCAGCCTTCGAACGGAGGCGTCGAACTGTGTGACGCGCTGGACAATGACTGCGATGGCGAGGTCGACGAGGATTTCGACCTGGGCACGTCCTGCTCGGTGGGCGTGGGCGCGTGTGAGTCCGACGGAACATACGTGTGTGCGCAGGACGGCACCACCGAATGCAACGCCACGCCGGGGACGCCGGCCGACGAAGTCTGCTCCGATGGAGTCGACAACGACTGCGACGGTGAGACCGACGAAGAGGACGCGCCCGGAGCGGCGACCTGGTACGCCGACAGCGACGGAGATGGTTACGGCGATGCGGCCGTCTCGACGACGGCCTGCGAGCAGCCCGCCGACTACGTCGCCAACGACACCGATTGTGACGACACTGACGCGGGTTTGTATACGCTCGTCAGCGGATGGGCCGACCAAGACGGCGACGGTTATACGGCAGGCAGCGAGCAGACACTATGCACCGATGGCACACTGCCCGACGGCTACGTGGCCTCCGAAAGGGCCGGTGATTGTGACGACGCGGACGCCTCCGCAAACCCCAGCATCACCGAGGTATGCGACGGCAAAGACAACAACTGCGACGGAACCACCGACGAGTCCACTGCGGATGATGCGGTCACCTGGTACGTCGACTGCGATGGGGATGGGTTTGCGGCTGATACGGTCGCCAGCGTCCTCTCCTGCGACAAACCGACCGTCAACCCTGGCTGCTCGACGACGAACCCTGACTGGACCCAGACACGTCCGACGTCTCAAAGCAACGTCGACTGCAACGACGACATGGCGGACGCCTTCCCGGGTCAGACGAGCTACTTCTCGGGACCAATGACTGGCGCGAACTACAACGAAAAGTGGGACTACGACTGCGATGGGTATGTCGACAAGCGATTCACTTCCGACGGCGCTAGTTGCGGCAATTGCGGACTTAGCAGCGAGGACAGCTCAGGCTGGGTCGCTGACTATACGCCGTCTTGTGGGCAGACCGCGGATTACCAGAACTGCTCTTTCAACCCGTCGTACTGTAACGACAGTGTCGTTTCCAAGACTCAAGAGTGCCACTAA
- a CDS encoding VWA domain-containing protein — MGAASPAMAAGEWKAPDVTIFLGPDFVDDGQTDKGGPTMNETISNYYFAGDCTYDPVTLEPSDTCDRLRYGLTMYRGADEDLANNPGYCPTPYAALVPPQEDGGGKLINDGEPYKMSQLQTDAGTAYCSDYSQRTYGTSMLAYRDYRFGTELGTNWPDRPQLSVTMIEKLPQTNDTTQDQVRESLLAACELYEGNGNQHLSMPTWVMLSPLATDDATLYGGMLAAAGGTGQCCYASTLGGTCDPSDPTQVIDMCDHLRQLSSGTAVHTESKLRSEITADRYACTATGQPAGPGAMQNSNFSDMKCHLQGSPCDDSVANPAHLWPIFSCIQLRPSNIPADQLSVEYCGLIDGQPIDSTHGDKDGDGCITLTPGNGIEFVDENKNLYYFTRGGSELCQSIGSGDSYTTVTCPNLNKLCDLNDGSQCSLGRIACINDQEVCERFPGNDSCDSVACGKESIHQTGLVQPNVQFVVDRSGSMSGDRWTSAKAVTKNLASWSYKGSGCDDDGQHCDRVRLGVHFWSSYPAYAYGAQEDLTGTMVEDAFDDNTPNGGTDFHVAAQQLRDETALQDDNRPNTGVFVTDGIPNHAFTTREAVRLLCDIKKRPGSPVATYAVGYQDGNQNLNSLVAAAGGTGSCCFAGDGTCDTEREKSPCDMYQYELDNGARIVTEFETWLQTHGTLSYSAWVEITDSHESRGHTTDAYRTGTVADDLDMVYDVAAFAYDHLVGDPDTIDCASNSGDPNATSANPGAFFRYILCEMEPTLSHVVRQRYDDNKLPDEYGSLADYWKLKRVDDDSAFLDNNYVCTGAKFADDQNALYTELQGILSNMECTYPLSLLADMDSAPEWPDATQVKLYLPGLGDVVPVPHIDDTAAQSDFRDSLCTLGIANCDNYLDDGWSFANQGRTAIKLSAELCDLTKTPDVQRVTTQVCRMCNPDLVGTACDYVACTPDAPPASPTVGDTAYTAAGEMCAWKEYPCPENPDRTCSGWTKTGRCGMGAYACDEDGFPYCDQNRSRMPEICNNVDDDCDGSIDDLAENLEEWDDPQYSIAGEEYDGWYCSYRDSCTCPPGHTDSIGGTKADGPDEFTRMMEHQQQNGLCQCGEGIVTGGNTAYEPTRTWAPDEPAGEPQAACSASGDNAPTGLGAALVALLFGLAGWRRRRN, encoded by the coding sequence ATGGGTGCAGCGTCTCCGGCGATGGCCGCCGGTGAGTGGAAGGCTCCAGACGTCACGATCTTTTTGGGACCCGACTTCGTCGATGACGGGCAGACCGACAAGGGCGGCCCGACGATGAACGAGACCATCTCCAACTACTACTTTGCTGGAGATTGCACCTACGACCCGGTAACGCTAGAGCCGTCTGACACCTGCGATCGTCTGCGTTACGGCTTGACGATGTATCGGGGAGCCGACGAAGACCTGGCGAATAACCCCGGCTACTGCCCCACCCCCTACGCCGCGCTCGTCCCCCCGCAAGAAGACGGCGGCGGCAAGCTCATCAACGACGGCGAGCCGTACAAGATGTCACAGCTGCAGACCGATGCGGGTACCGCCTACTGCAGCGACTATTCTCAGCGCACCTACGGCACCTCGATGCTGGCCTATCGAGACTACCGTTTCGGCACCGAGCTCGGCACCAACTGGCCCGATCGCCCGCAGCTCAGCGTGACGATGATCGAAAAGCTTCCGCAGACCAACGACACCACCCAAGATCAAGTGCGTGAGTCGCTGTTGGCGGCTTGTGAGCTGTACGAAGGCAACGGAAACCAGCATCTGTCGATGCCAACTTGGGTAATGCTCTCCCCGCTTGCGACGGATGACGCGACGCTTTACGGAGGCATGCTCGCCGCGGCCGGCGGCACAGGCCAGTGCTGCTACGCCAGCACGCTCGGCGGTACCTGCGACCCCAGCGATCCGACTCAGGTGATCGACATGTGCGATCACCTGCGTCAACTATCGTCGGGAACTGCCGTGCACACCGAGTCGAAGCTTCGCTCTGAGATCACCGCTGACCGCTACGCTTGCACGGCGACCGGTCAGCCGGCGGGACCGGGTGCGATGCAAAATAGCAACTTCAGCGATATGAAGTGCCACCTTCAGGGCAGCCCGTGCGACGACAGTGTCGCCAACCCCGCCCACTTGTGGCCTATCTTCTCGTGCATCCAGCTGCGCCCGTCGAATATCCCTGCCGACCAGCTCTCGGTAGAGTACTGTGGATTGATCGATGGCCAACCCATCGACTCCACCCATGGCGACAAAGACGGCGACGGTTGCATCACGCTGACGCCCGGCAACGGCATCGAGTTCGTCGACGAGAACAAGAACCTCTACTACTTCACTCGCGGCGGCAGCGAGCTCTGCCAGAGTATTGGCAGCGGCGACTCGTACACCACGGTCACCTGCCCCAACCTCAATAAGTTGTGCGATCTGAACGACGGCAGTCAGTGCTCGCTGGGCCGGATTGCCTGCATCAACGACCAAGAAGTGTGCGAGCGCTTCCCCGGCAACGACAGCTGCGACTCGGTTGCCTGTGGCAAAGAGTCGATCCACCAGACCGGACTGGTGCAGCCCAACGTGCAGTTCGTGGTCGACCGCTCCGGCTCGATGAGCGGCGACCGGTGGACCTCGGCCAAGGCCGTCACCAAGAACCTGGCCAGCTGGAGTTACAAGGGCAGCGGATGCGACGACGACGGCCAGCACTGTGACCGAGTGCGTCTGGGCGTACACTTCTGGAGCTCGTACCCTGCTTATGCCTACGGCGCCCAAGAGGACCTGACCGGCACGATGGTCGAGGATGCGTTCGACGACAACACGCCGAACGGCGGCACCGACTTCCACGTGGCCGCCCAGCAACTGCGAGACGAGACGGCCCTGCAAGACGATAATCGGCCAAACACCGGCGTCTTCGTGACCGACGGTATTCCGAACCACGCCTTTACGACTCGCGAAGCTGTCCGACTGCTGTGTGACATCAAAAAGCGCCCCGGCTCGCCGGTGGCGACCTACGCGGTGGGCTATCAGGATGGCAACCAGAACCTGAACTCATTGGTGGCTGCCGCCGGTGGCACGGGATCGTGCTGCTTTGCCGGCGATGGCACCTGCGACACCGAGCGCGAAAAGTCACCCTGTGACATGTACCAGTACGAGTTGGATAACGGCGCGCGTATCGTCACCGAGTTCGAGACGTGGCTGCAAACCCACGGCACGCTCAGCTACTCCGCCTGGGTCGAGATCACCGACTCGCACGAATCCCGCGGCCACACCACGGACGCTTACCGAACCGGCACGGTCGCCGATGACCTGGACATGGTCTACGACGTGGCGGCCTTCGCCTACGACCACTTGGTCGGAGATCCCGACACGATCGACTGCGCATCGAACTCGGGCGACCCGAACGCGACCTCGGCAAACCCCGGTGCGTTCTTCCGCTACATTCTCTGTGAGATGGAACCCACCCTCTCGCACGTGGTGCGCCAGCGCTACGACGACAACAAGCTTCCCGATGAGTACGGCTCTCTGGCCGACTACTGGAAACTCAAGCGAGTCGACGACGACTCGGCGTTCCTCGACAACAACTACGTATGCACCGGCGCGAAATTCGCCGACGACCAAAACGCCCTCTACACCGAGTTGCAGGGCATCCTGTCGAATATGGAGTGCACCTACCCGCTGTCGCTTCTCGCCGACATGGATAGCGCCCCCGAGTGGCCCGATGCCACCCAGGTCAAGCTCTACCTGCCGGGATTGGGTGACGTGGTCCCCGTGCCGCATATCGACGACACAGCCGCGCAAAGCGACTTCCGAGACAGCTTGTGCACCCTCGGAATCGCCAACTGTGACAACTATTTGGACGATGGTTGGAGCTTTGCCAACCAGGGCCGCACCGCTATCAAGCTCTCTGCAGAGTTGTGCGACTTGACCAAGACCCCGGATGTTCAGCGAGTGACCACCCAGGTCTGCCGCATGTGCAACCCCGACTTGGTGGGTACCGCCTGCGACTACGTCGCCTGCACGCCCGACGCGCCGCCCGCGAGCCCGACGGTGGGTGACACTGCCTACACGGCCGCCGGCGAGATGTGCGCCTGGAAAGAGTACCCCTGCCCGGAGAACCCGGACCGTACCTGCAGCGGATGGACCAAGACCGGCCGCTGCGGCATGGGCGCCTACGCCTGTGACGAAGACGGCTTCCCGTACTGCGACCAGAACCGCAGCCGGATGCCCGAGATCTGCAACAACGTCGACGATGATTGCGACGGCTCCATCGATGACCTGGCGGAGAACCTGGAGGAGTGGGACGATCCCCAGTACAGCATCGCCGGCGAAGAATACGATGGTTGGTACTGCAGCTACCGTGATTCGTGCACTTGTCCTCCGGGCCACACCGACTCAATCGGCGGCACCAAAGCCGACGGTCCGGACGAATTCACCCGGATGATGGAGCACCAGCAGCAGAACGGTCTGTGCCAGTGTGGAGAGGGCATCGTCACAGGCGGCAACACCGCCTACGAGCCCACCCGCACCTGGGCGCCCGACGAGCCCGCAGGCGAGCCCCAGGCCGCTTGTTCGGCGAGTGGGGATAACGCGCCCACCGGTCTGGGTGCCGCGCTTGTCGCCCTGCTCTTTGGTCTTGCCGGTTGGCGCCGGCGTCGCAACTGA